In Mauremys reevesii isolate NIE-2019 linkage group 8, ASM1616193v1, whole genome shotgun sequence, a single genomic region encodes these proteins:
- the PCBD2 gene encoding pterin-4-alpha-carbinolamine dehydratase 2 isoform X3: MTRVALQAEKMNHHPEWFNVYNKVQITLISHDCGGLTKRDVKLAQFIDKAAASV; the protein is encoded by the exons ATGACACGAGTTGCTCTGCAAGCAGAAAAGATGAATCATCATCCCGAATGGTTTAATGTGTACAACAAG GTTCAGATAACTCTTATTTCCCATGACTGTGGAGGACTGACCAAAAGAGATGTGAAGCTGGCTCAATTTATTGACAAGGCGGCTGCTTCTGTGTAA